The stretch of DNA CGAATCCGCGCTCCGCGAGGGCGGTCTGGAGGTGCGCGCCGGCGTCCGCGTGGCGCTGCCAGCGCGCCTCGAGCCCCTCCTCGAGCGCCAGTCGCAGCCCCTCGTAGAGTGCGTAGTACTGGACGTTCGGCGTGGTGTGGTGGTACTTCGCCGGCCGCTTGACCCAGTAGGCCGCGAGCTCCTCGAAGTCGAAGCTGAACGGCACCGGAGCGGTGCGCGAGCGGATCCGGTCCATCGCCCGCGGCGACAACGACACCGGCGAGATGCCGGGAGGAGCGCCCAGGCACTTCTGGCTGCAGGAGTAGCAGTAGTCGACGCCCCAGCGCTCGGCCTCGAGCTCCATGCCGCCCAGGGACGTCACGCAGTCCGCCATCAGCAGCGCGTCATGGCCGCGCATCAGCTCACCCAGCTCGGCGAGAGGATGTGCGACCCCGGTCGACGTCTCGGCGTGCACCACGGCCACCAGGCGCGTCTCGGGCGTCGTCTCGAGCGTCTCCATGATCTGCTCGTTCGGCACCGCCTTGCCATACGGGGCGCGAAGCTCGACCACGTTCAGCCCGTACCGGCGGGCCATGTCGATCATGCGGTTCCCGAAGAACCCGCAGGCGGCGACGATCACCGTCTCGCCCGGCTCCGCCAGCGACGCCAGGCCGGCCTCCATGCCGGAGGTGCCGCTCGCCGAGAGCGCGATGGTGAGACCGTCGCTGCGGCGGTACGCCAGCTGCAGCAGCTCCATCAGATCCTCGAGGATGCGGTGGAACTCGGGGTCGAGGTGGCCGAGCATCGGCCGCTGCATCGCGTCGAGGACGCGGGGATCGATGTTCGAGGGGCCCGGCCCGCAGAGCAGCCGGTCGGGCGGGTTCAAGGGGCGGGGAAGGTCGCTCATCGCACGATTCTCCATGATCGCGGGCTGGTTCGCTAGTGAAGAGAGTGCCGGGAAAGCTAAGAGGTCCGTTCAGCGTTCGGCGGCGGGCGCGCCGCCGTCTGCGGTCGCGGCCCGCGAGAGCACGATCGCGCGCAGGCGCGCGAGCGACGTCGTGTTGCGTCGCCGGAGGACGGCGTGATGGAGCCCGGCGGGCACGTGCCGGGCCAGCCCGCCGACCACGCGCTCCTCCATGGTCACCATCGAGCCGTCGGCGTGCGGCTGCACGGTGATGTCGACCGTCGCGACGAGCAGGGGACGGACGCGCGCCTCGAGCCGTATCCGGCTCGGCGGGTCGGCCGAGACGACCGAGGTCGTGTCCTGCAGGGTCAGCGGCGGCACGCCCGAGCGGTGCACGAGCGTCGAGCCCGGCTCGGGCCATCGCCCGTCGACCGGCCCGCTGTGGTGCGCGCCGACCACCCACGCGGCGTACTCGTGGCCGTCGCCGAGCACCTCGTACACCGCCTCGGGAGGCGCCTCGATGACGATGCTGTTGACGGCCATGGCAGTCAGGGTGCCCGCGGCACGCAGTCGACAAACGGTGAGGCGGCGCCCGGTGGGGTATGTGTACCGTGTGGACGCCATCGTCATCGGCGCCGGGCACAACGGCCTGGTCGCAGCGAA from Gaiellales bacterium encodes:
- a CDS encoding SRPBCC family protein; this encodes MAVNSIVIEAPPEAVYEVLGDGHEYAAWVVGAHHSGPVDGRWPEPGSTLVHRSGVPPLTLQDTTSVVSADPPSRIRLEARVRPLLVATVDITVQPHADGSMVTMEERVVGGLARHVPAGLHHAVLRRRNTTSLARLRAIVLSRAATADGGAPAAER
- a CDS encoding aminotransferase class V-fold PLP-dependent enzyme, giving the protein MSDLPRPLNPPDRLLCGPGPSNIDPRVLDAMQRPMLGHLDPEFHRILEDLMELLQLAYRRSDGLTIALSASGTSGMEAGLASLAEPGETVIVAACGFFGNRMIDMARRYGLNVVELRAPYGKAVPNEQIMETLETTPETRLVAVVHAETSTGVAHPLAELGELMRGHDALLMADCVTSLGGMELEAERWGVDYCYSCSQKCLGAPPGISPVSLSPRAMDRIRSRTAPVPFSFDFEELAAYWVKRPAKYHHTTPNVQYYALYEGLRLALEEGLEARWQRHADAGAHLQTALAERGFELLADPHRQLAQLTAVCVPAGVDGKEIQMRLLSEHNIEVGGGLGPDAPDIWRIGMMGTNAHVETADRLLEAWDAVLEPSRAGVSAGRG